The nucleotide window GTACAGCCTTTTTCACTTCCACGAAGTTACCGACCTTGGATTCTTCCTCAAGAACAGCACCGGGGCGCAAACGTCCGTAAGGCCCGACCATACAGCCGGGAGCGACCTGAGCCCCTTCAAGATGACTGTAGGCTTTTATCACTGCACCGCCTTCGACAACACTGTCCACAATGCGGACATGTGACTGAAGAACTGCACCGCGACCAATCTTGGACCGACCGTAAATCTCGCAAGGGCCTGTTATTTCAGCACCCGGCTCAATAACAACTCCGGGTCCGATCACAACGGATTCCCAATTATGCAGAGTCACCCCGCTCAAAAGCAACTCTTCAGCTGTTCTCAAACGCAGGGTGGTCTCAGCCTGAGCGAGTTCGTAAGGGCTGTTGATCCCCATAAGATCTATGGAGTTTCCGGCATTCACTGCGGTGACGTTCATGCCACATTCCACAGCAAGGTCAACAAGATCAGTAATATAATACTCCTCACTCTTATTATTGTTGGTCAACTTACTAAGCAAACCATCCACTGTGGAGATCTTAAGACAATACATCCCGGCATTAACTTCACCACTGGCCGGACCATACACGGATTCGTCATAATCCTTGGCCTCAACAATGGCGGAGACCTGCCCATTTTTATCACGAATAACCCGCCCAAAGGCAGCCGGTTTATCAGGAGTGATGCTCATGAAGGAAAGATCAGCACCATCTTTTTTGACCGCTTCAAGAAAATCGGTAACAACCTGCTCCTGAATCAGCGGAGTATCGCCGTTAATGACTAGACAATACTCAACGCCAGTGGACTTGATGCGATCCCAGCCCATCTGCAAAGCATGTCCGGTACCGAGCTGTTCAGCCTGAAGCACGAAACAGTCTTTC belongs to Marinifilum sp. JC120 and includes:
- the glmU gene encoding bifunctional UDP-N-acetylglucosamine diphosphorylase/glucosamine-1-phosphate N-acetyltransferase GlmU, which encodes MNNSFACALVLAGGKGTRMHSDSPKVLKTLLGESMLYYVYKALKPSLGDEIFTIVGFAAEQVEKAFPDMKDCFVLQAEQLGTGHALQMGWDRIKSTGVEYCLVINGDTPLIQEQVVTDFLEAVKKDGADLSFMSITPDKPAAFGRVIRDKNGQVSAIVEAKDYDESVYGPASGEVNAGMYCLKISTVDGLLSKLTNNNKSEEYYITDLVDLAVECGMNVTAVNAGNSIDLMGINSPYELAQAETTLRLRTAEELLLSGVTLHNWESVVIGPGVVIEPGAEITGPCEIYGRSKIGRGAVLQSHVRIVDSVVEGGAVIKAYSHLEGAQVAPGCMVGPYGRLRPGAVLEEESKVGNFVEVKKAVLGKGAKASHLTYLGDSEIGAGTNIGAGTITCNYDGVNKHKTVIGEGAFIGSNTALVAPVTIGKGALIGAGSTITKNVKDGDLGVARGKQVNISRTSKKS